The following nucleotide sequence is from Tardiphaga sp. 709.
AACTTCAAATCGAAGGACGATCTCGTCGACGCCGTGCTCAAGGCGGAAAGTGAGGCTTGGCGCGGCTGGTTCATTGCAGCCGTGGAACGCGCCAAAACCCCGCGTGAAAAGCTGGATTCTATCTTCCCCGCGCTGAAGAGCTGGTTTGCCGAAGAGACCTATTATGGCTGTGTTTTCATCAATGCAGTCGGCGAGCACTCCAAGGACGAGACCCGGCTGCGCGACATCACGATCCGGCACAAATCGTTTATTCTCAAGCACATCTCCGGACTGGCTGAAGCCGCCGGCGCCAAGAAGCCGGACTTTCTCGCGCACCAGATCGGCCTCTTGATGGACGGCGCCATTGTCGCCGCCATGGTGACCCGCGATCCGACTGTCGCGGACGCCGCCGGTATGGCTGCCAATGCCCTGCTCGACGAGGCCTGCGGACCGCCCAAAATCCGCCGCACCCGGCGCGCCGGACTGCAAGGAGGCGCTGCCGCTTTGGCTAAGGAAGACCTCAGTGTCGTCGACTGAAATCAGCGGACATTATCTCGCGCACAAAGAATTGACGAAATATTCAGTTCTTCGTGCTTTTCAGGGCGCACATTCGGATTAAATAGGGTAGAAGCTCGCTCGACTTTAGGATGGTCCGGCAACCGGATCAGCCCTCGTTAAAATTTCCGCGCGATACCAAATCAGGACGCCATCATGTCTCGCCAGGACGCGAACGCCGCCTTTGCACTCTCCTCATTTCTGCAAGGCGCAAACGCCACTTACATCGACGAACTCTATGCCCGTTACGAAAAGGACCCCTCCTCGGTGGACGCCGAGTGGCAGGAGTTCTTCAAGAGCCTGAAGGACTCGCCCGCCGACGTTCAAAAGAACGCCGAAGGCCCGTCCTGGGAGAAGGCCAACTGGCCGCTGACGCCCAAGGACGACCTGACCTCCGCCATGGACGGCAACTGGGCCCAGGTCGAGAAGGTGATGGGCGCCAAGCTCGCCGCCAAGACCGCGCAGCCCGGTGCTGCCGCCCCGACCGGCGACATCAATCAGGCGACCCGCGATTCGGTGCGCGCCTTGATGCTGATCCGCGCCTTCCGCATGCGCGGCCATTTCCACGCCAATCTCGATCCGCTGGGCATCGAAGGCCAGAAGGATCACGAGGAGCTCGATCCGCGCTCCTACGGCTTCACCGATGCCGACTACGACCGCAAGATCTTCCTCGATAACGTCATCGGCCTCGAATACGGCACGCTGCGCGAGATCGTTGCGATCCTGCAGCGCACCTACTGCCAGACCCTCGGCGTCGAGTTCATGCACATTTCCAACCGCGCACAGAAGGCGTGGATCCAGGAACGTATCGAAGGCCCGGACAAGGAAATCAGCTTCACGCCGGAAGGCCGCCGCGCCATCCTCCAGAAGCTGGTCGAAGCCGACGGCTTCGAGAAGTTTTGCGACGTCAAGTTCACCGGTACCAAGCGCTTCGGCCTCGACGGCGGCGAATCACTGATCCCAGCGCTGGAACAGATCATCAAGCGCGGCGGCAGCCTCGGTGTCCGTGACATCGTCGTCGGCATGCCACATCGCGGTCGCCTCAATGTGTTGACCCAGGTGATGGGCAAGCCGCACCGCGCGCTGTTCCATGAATTCAAGGGCGGCTCGGCCAATCCGGACGAGGTCGAAGGCTCGGGTGACGTCAAGTATCACCTCGGCGCCTCGTCGGATCGCGAGTTCGACAACAACAATATCCATCTGTCGCTGACGGCGAACCCGTCGCATCTTGAAATCGTCGATCCCGTGGTGCTCGGAAAGGTCCGCGCCAAGCAGGACCAGAATGGTGATCCGCCGGACCAGCGTATTTCCGTGCTGCCGCTGCTGATGCATGGCGATGCGGCCTTCGCAGGTCAGGGCGTGGTCGCGGAATGCTTCGCGCTGTCGGACCTGAAGGGCTATCGCACCGGCGGTTCGATCCACTTCATCGTCAACAACCAGATCGGCTTCACCACCTATCCGCGTTACTCCCGTTCGTCGCCCTATCCGTCCGACGTCGCGAAAATGATCGATGCTCCGATCTTCCACGTGAACGGCGACGATCCGGAAGCGGTGGTGTTCGCCGCCAAGATCGCGATCGAGTTCCGGCAGAAGTTCCACAAGCCTGTCGTCATCGACATGTTCTGCTATCGCCGCCACGGCCATAACGAAGGCGACGAGCCAGCGTTCACCCAGCCGGTGATGTACAAGAAGATCGGCGCGCATCAGTCGACGCTGGATATCTATGCCAAGCGCATCATCGCCGATGGCGTGATGACCGAAGGCGAAGTCGACAAGGCGAAGGCCGACTGGCGCGCCCGTCTCGATGCCGAGCTCGAAGCCGGCGCCGGCTACAAGCCGAACAAGGCTGACTGGCTCGACGGCAAGTGGGCCGGCTTCAAATATGCCGACCAGGAGGAAGATCCCCGTCGCGGCGTGACCGGCGTCGACGTCAAGACGCTGAAAGAGATCGGCGCCAAGATCACCAAGGTGCCCGATGGTTTCCGCGTTCACCGCACGGTGCAGCGTTTCCTCGACACCCGCGCCAAGGCGATCGACAGTGGCGAAGGCATCGACTGGGCGACCGGCGAGGCACTGGCATTCTGTACCCTGATGGAAGAAGGCCACCATGTCCGGCTGTCCGGCCAGGACTCGGAGCGCGGTACCTTCTCGCAGCGCCATTCGGTGCTGTTCGACCAGGAAGACGAAAGCCGCTACACGCCGTTCAACCACCTCAAGCCCGACCAGGGTCACTACGAGGTCATCAACTCGCTGCTGTCCGAAGAAGCCGTGCTCGGCTTCGAATACGGCTACTCGCTGGCCGAGCCGAAGGCGCTGACCATCTGGGAAGCGCAGTTCGGCGACTTCGCCAACGGCGCACAGGTGCTGTTCGACCAGTTCATCTCCTCGGGTGAACGCAAGTGGCTGCGTATGTCGGGCCTCGTCTGCCTGCTGCCGCATGGCTATGAAGGCCAGGGCCCGGAGCATTCCTCCGCACGCCTTGAGCGTTTCCTGCAGATGTGTGCGGAAGACAACATGCAGGTGGTCTATCCGACCACTCCGGCCAACTACTTCCACATGCTGCGTCGTCAGTTGAAGCGTGAGATCTGCAAGCCGCTGATCGTCATGACGCCGAAGTCGCTGCTGCGCCACAAGCGTGCGGTGTCGAAGCTGAGCGAACTCGGTGCCGACACCTCGTTCCACCGCGTGTTGTTCGACGATGCGGAGAAGCTGCCGGACGAGAAGATCAAGCTCACCGCCGACAACAAGATCCGTCGCGTCGTGCTGTGCTCGGGCAAGGTCTATTACGACCTCTACGAGGAGCGCGAGAAGCGCGGCATCGACGATGTCTACCTGATGCGCATCGAGCAGCTCTATCCGGTGCCGCTGAAGACGCTGGTGCAGGAGCTGACCCGCTTCAAGGGTGCGGAATTCGTCTGGTGTCAGGAAGAGCCGCGCAACATGGGCGGCTGGCACTTCATCGAACCGTATCTTGAATGGGTGCTCAACCAGATCAACGCCACCCACAAGCGTCCGCGTTACGCCGGCCGCGCAGCTTCGGCAGCGACCGCCACCGGCCTGATGTCCAAGCATCTCGCCCAGCTCAAGGCCTTCCTCGACGAAGCGCTCGGCTAAGCCTCCATTCTGTTGGCGAATGCCCCGCACCCGCGGGGCATTCGCATATTCCCATTGATTTCAAGTTCAGGCAGGGATGACCGAGCGGGTCGCCACGCCACAAGAGGAAATAGACAATGACTGAAATTCGCGTTCCCACGCTCGGCGAATCCGTGACGGAAGCCACCATCGGCCGCTGGTTCAAGAAGGCTGGCGATGCCGTCGCCGTTGACGAGCCGTTGGTCGAACTCGAGACCGACAAGGTCACGATCGAGGTGCCCGCGCCGTCCGCTGGCGTACTCGGCGAAATCGTTGCCAAGGATGGCGAGACCGTCGCTGTCGGCGCACTGCTCGGCCAGATCACCGATGGTGCCGGTGGCGCCAAACCGGCTGCTGCTCCCGCGAAGCCCGCTGCCCCGGCTCCGGCCGCTGCACCTGCCGCTGCTGCGCCTGCTCCCGCTCAGAAGTCCGCACCCGTCGATGCGCCGCTGGCGCCGTCGGTCCGCAAGATCTCGGCAGAGAGCGGCATCGATGCCGCCACCGTCCCCGGCTCGGGCAAGGATGGCCGCGTGACCAAGGGCGACATGCTCGCTGCGATCGAAAAGGCTGCGTCAGCACCGACGCCGATCAATCAGTCTGCCGCCGCCGTGCAGGTACGCGCGCCGTCACCCGCTGACGATGCTGCCCGCGAAGAGCGCGTGAAAATGACGCGTCTGCGTCAGACCATCGCGCGCCGTCTCAAGGACGTGCAGAACACCGCCGCGATGCTCACGACCTTCAACGAAGTCGACATGACCAACGTGATGGCGCTGCGCTCGCAGTACAAGGATGTGTTCGAGAAGAAGCACGGCACCAAGCTCGGCTTCATGGGCTTCTTCACCAAGGCCTGCGTGCAGGCGCTGAAGGATATTCCGGCCGTGAACGCCGAGATCGATGGCTCCGACCTGATCTACAAGAACTACTATCACGTCGGCGTTGCCGTCGGCACTGACAAGGGCCTCGTCGTTCCCGTGGTGCGCGACTGCGATACCAAGTCGATCTCCGACATCGAAAAAACCATTGCGGATTTCGGCAAGCGCGCCCGCGACGGCCAGCTCAAGATCGACGAAATGCAGGGTGGCACATTCACCATCACCAATGGCGGCATCTACGGCTCGCTGATGTCGACGCCGATCCTGAACGCACCGCAGTCGGCCATCCTCGGCATGCACAAGATCCAGGAACGCCCGGTCGTGGTCGGCGGCAAGATCGAGATCCGTCCGATGATGTATCTGGCGGTGTCCTACGATCACCGCGTGATCGACGGCAAGGAAGCCGTGACCTTCCTCGTCCGCGTCAAGGAAAGCCTGGAAGATCCGGCCCGTCTCGTTCTGGATCTCTGATCTCTCCTTATTCACTATTATCAGCCGGTAGCGGAGACGCTGCCGGTTGATGACCAAGAAGCCTTGATATCCGAAGCCTCGATACCTGAAGTCTTGGCACCTCAGCGAAGCTGGAGCAGGACATGACCGATAGCGTCATCATCATCACTGGTGGTAGCCGGGGTATCGGCCGCGCAACGGCGCTCAAGGCCGCGGCACGCGGGTTCAAGGTCGTGGTCGGCTTTGCCAGCAACGAAGCCGCCGCCAACGAGGTCGTTTCGAAGATCGAAGCGACCAACGGCAAGGCCATCGCGGTGAAATGCGATGTCGGCTCCGAGGCTGACATTCTTGCGCTGTTCAAGGCAGCGGACGCCTTTGGTCCTCTCGGCGCCCTGATCAACAATGCCGGCATCGTCGGCCCTTCCATCCGCGTCGATCAGATGACTGCCGAACGCATCGCCAACATGATGACGGTGAATGTCACCGGAAGCATTCTCTGCGCCCGCGAAGCCGTGAAGCGGATGTCGACCAAGCATGGCGGCAAGGGTGGCGTCATCGTCAATCTGTCATCGGTAGCCGCCAAACTGGGTGCGCCCAACACCTATGTCGACTATGCCGCGTCGAAGGGCGCGATCGATTCCTTCACCATCGGATTGGGATACGAAGTCGCAGCCGAAGGGATTCGCGTTGCCGGCATTCGGCCCGGTTTGATCGATACTGATATCCACGCATCAGGCGGCGAGCCGGATCGCGCGCATCGTCTTTCCGTCAACGTCCCGATGAAACGCGTCGGTACTGCGGATGAAGTTGCCAATGCCATCGTCTGGTTGCTGTCGGAGGACGCTTCCTACGTCACATCCACCATTCTCGACGTGTCCGGTGGCCGCTGAGGCCCTGACACCCCACATCATCTGAAGACAATACAGGACTGCATCATGGCTTCTTACGACCTCGTTGTTATCGGCACCGGACCCGGTGGTTATGTCTGCGCGATTCGCGCGGCGCAGCTCGGCATGAAGGTCGCCGTCGTCGAGAAGAACAGCACGCTGGGCGGTACGTGCCTGAACATCGGCTGCATGCCTTCGAAGGCTTTGCTCTATTCGTCGGAGCTTTTTGAGGAAGCCGGCCACTCCTTCGGCAAAATGGGCATCAAGGTCTCGGCGCCCACGCTGGATCTGCCGGCGCTGATGAACTTCAAGCAGCAGGGCATCGACGGCAACGTCAAGGGCGTCGAATTCCTGATGAAGAAGAATAAGATCGATGTCGTGATGGGCACCGGCCGTGTGCTCGGCACCGGCAAGGTCGAAGTCACCGGCGCTGACGGCAAGGCCCAGACGCTGGAGACAAAGAACATCGTCATCGCTACCGGCTCTGACGTCGCGAAGTTGAAGGGCATCGAGATCGACGAGAAGCGCATCGTGTCGTCGACCGGCGCGCTATCCCTCGACAAGGTGCCGGAGAAGATGATCGTGGTCGGCGCCGGCGTGATCGGCCTCGAACTTGGCTCGGTGTGGCGCCGCCTCGGCGCCGAAGTCACCGTGGTGGAATTCCTCGACCGTATCCTGCCCGGCATGGATGGCGAAGTCGCCAGGCAGTTCCAGCGCATGCTCGAGAAGCAGGGCATGACCTTCAAGCTCGGTGCCAAGGTCACCGGCGTCGATACGTCGGGTAAGAAACTGAAGGCGCAGATCGAGCCAGCCGCGGGCGGCGCTGCCGAATCCATCGAAGCCGATGTGATTCTCGTGGCGATCGGACGCGTGGCTTACACCGAAGCGCTTGGCCTCAAGGAGGCAGGTGTCGAGCTCGATGAACGCGGTCGCGTCAAGATCGACCATCACTTCTCGAGCAACGTGAAGGGCATCTACGCGATCGGCGACGTCGTCGCCGGCCCGATGCTGGCGCACAAAGCGGAAGACGAAGGCGTTGCCTGCGCCGAGCTTCTCGCCGGCCAGGCCGGTCATGTGAACTATGACGTGATCCCGGGCGTCGTCTACACCACGCCGGAAGTCGCCGCCGTCGGCAAGACCGAGGAAGAGCTCAAGGCTGCCGGTATCGCTTACAATGTCGGCAAGTTCCCGTTCACGGCCAATGGCCGCTCCAAGGTCAACCAGACCACCGATGGTTTTGTGAAGATTCTCGCAGATGCGAAGACCGATCGCGTGCTCGGCGTGCATATGATCGGCCGCGAAGTCGGCGAAATGATCCACGAGGCCTGCGTGCTGATGGAATTCGGCGGTTCCGCCGAAGATTTGGCCCGCACGTGCCATGCCCATCCGACCCGCTCCGAGGCGGTGAAGGAAGCTGCATTTGCAGTAGCCAAGCGCGCTATCCATATGTGAGTCACGGCCGGCGCGACGCCGGCTGGGAGACGAACACCATGATGCGACGCGTGCTGCAGCCGCTCTGGTTCTTCCTCGCTTTGATCTTCCTGATCGAAGCGTGGCTGTGGGATCATCTCGAACCGGTCGTCGCGCGCTTCGTTGCAGCGATACCGCTGCGCGCTTTCAAGGAATGGCTCGCCGCGCGAATCGCCCGGCTGTCGCCAATGTTGACGCTGGTCGTGTTTGTTATTCCGGCGATCCTGCTGTTTCCGTTGAAACTGGCCGGCGCCTGGCTACTTATGCATCAGTATTGGATCAGCGCTTTCGCGCTCATCGTGTTCAGCAAGTTTCTTGGCGTCGGCGTCGCCGCGTTCATCTTCGACGTGACACGGCCGAAGCTGTTGCAGATGAACTGGTTTCGGAAGCTCTACGAATTCGTTCTCGACATCCGCCGCCGGGCCGGCGAATTGGTCGCGCCTGTGACTGCAAGAATCAAGGCAGCGATGGCGATGTTCCGCTCCAATTCATCATCGCGCTGGATGCGGCTGGTACAACGGCTGCGTCATCGGGCGCATTCGGCGCGGTAGGCTTAAACGGAGAGCGACTTGGCTGAACTGGCACGCATCCAAACTCCCCTTCTCGACATCGCCTATGAATACAGCGGCCCGGACGGCGCCCTTCCGGTCCTGCTGATGCACGGCTTCCCATACGACATCAGAGGCTATGACGACGCGGTCGCCGTCATCAACGCCGCCGGCTTCCGCACCATCGTGCCCTATCTGCGTGGCTATGGGCCAACGCGGTTTCTTTCCAGCGCGACCATCCGCTCGGGGCAACAGGCTGCGCTCGGACAGGATCTACTGGAGCTGATGGACGCGCTGCGGATCGGCAAGGCTGTCGTCGCCGGTTATGACTGGGGCGGACGCGCAGCCTGCGTCGTCTCTGCGCTATGGCCCGAACGCGTACACGGCCTCGTCAGCTGCACCGGCTACAATATACAGGACCTGACGAATGCGACGCGGCCATTCGCTCCCGAGCAGGAAGCGCGACAGTGGTATCAGTATTATTTCCATACCGAACGCGGCCGCAACGGCCTGATCCAGAACCGCGACGCACTAGCCAAACTGCTCTGGAAGATGTGGTCGCCCAGCTGGGCATTCGACGACGAAACCTTCGAACGGTCAGCGCCGGCTTTCGACAATGACGATTTCGTTGAAGTCGTCGTACATTCCTACATGCACCGTACCGGCAGCGTCGCCGGCGATCCGAATTATGCTTTCCTGGAAACGCAACTCACAACGCAGCCGAAGATCGATGTTCCGACCATTGTGTTGCACGGCGCTGATGACGGCGTGGGGCCGGTGAAAGGTTCGGAGAATCACGGCCAGTATTTTACGGCGCACTATGAGCGCCGTGTGATCTCCGGCGTCGGCCACAATGTACCACAGGAAGCGCCCAACGCGTTTGCCGAAGCGGTCCTGCAGCTATGCCGGACCGCTTCGACTTAAGTCGTTACATGAGATGAACCGCATGCGGCGCGAACAGGCCGATCGCGGTGAAGGCGACGCCGG
It contains:
- a CDS encoding SDR family oxidoreductase codes for the protein MTDSVIIITGGSRGIGRATALKAAARGFKVVVGFASNEAAANEVVSKIEATNGKAIAVKCDVGSEADILALFKAADAFGPLGALINNAGIVGPSIRVDQMTAERIANMMTVNVTGSILCAREAVKRMSTKHGGKGGVIVNLSSVAAKLGAPNTYVDYAASKGAIDSFTIGLGYEVAAEGIRVAGIRPGLIDTDIHASGGEPDRAHRLSVNVPMKRVGTADEVANAIVWLLSEDASYVTSTILDVSGGR
- a CDS encoding TetR/AcrR family transcriptional regulator, whose product is MTDAMPQAVESNVPQVTPRERLMDAATRLFCKNGINATGIDAIVSEAGTAKTTLYKNFKSKDDLVDAVLKAESEAWRGWFIAAVERAKTPREKLDSIFPALKSWFAEETYYGCVFINAVGEHSKDETRLRDITIRHKSFILKHISGLAEAAGAKKPDFLAHQIGLLMDGAIVAAMVTRDPTVADAAGMAANALLDEACGPPKIRRTRRAGLQGGAAALAKEDLSVVD
- a CDS encoding 2-oxoglutarate dehydrogenase E1 component, whose translation is MSRQDANAAFALSSFLQGANATYIDELYARYEKDPSSVDAEWQEFFKSLKDSPADVQKNAEGPSWEKANWPLTPKDDLTSAMDGNWAQVEKVMGAKLAAKTAQPGAAAPTGDINQATRDSVRALMLIRAFRMRGHFHANLDPLGIEGQKDHEELDPRSYGFTDADYDRKIFLDNVIGLEYGTLREIVAILQRTYCQTLGVEFMHISNRAQKAWIQERIEGPDKEISFTPEGRRAILQKLVEADGFEKFCDVKFTGTKRFGLDGGESLIPALEQIIKRGGSLGVRDIVVGMPHRGRLNVLTQVMGKPHRALFHEFKGGSANPDEVEGSGDVKYHLGASSDREFDNNNIHLSLTANPSHLEIVDPVVLGKVRAKQDQNGDPPDQRISVLPLLMHGDAAFAGQGVVAECFALSDLKGYRTGGSIHFIVNNQIGFTTYPRYSRSSPYPSDVAKMIDAPIFHVNGDDPEAVVFAAKIAIEFRQKFHKPVVIDMFCYRRHGHNEGDEPAFTQPVMYKKIGAHQSTLDIYAKRIIADGVMTEGEVDKAKADWRARLDAELEAGAGYKPNKADWLDGKWAGFKYADQEEDPRRGVTGVDVKTLKEIGAKITKVPDGFRVHRTVQRFLDTRAKAIDSGEGIDWATGEALAFCTLMEEGHHVRLSGQDSERGTFSQRHSVLFDQEDESRYTPFNHLKPDQGHYEVINSLLSEEAVLGFEYGYSLAEPKALTIWEAQFGDFANGAQVLFDQFISSGERKWLRMSGLVCLLPHGYEGQGPEHSSARLERFLQMCAEDNMQVVYPTTPANYFHMLRRQLKREICKPLIVMTPKSLLRHKRAVSKLSELGADTSFHRVLFDDAEKLPDEKIKLTADNKIRRVVLCSGKVYYDLYEEREKRGIDDVYLMRIEQLYPVPLKTLVQELTRFKGAEFVWCQEEPRNMGGWHFIEPYLEWVLNQINATHKRPRYAGRAASAATATGLMSKHLAQLKAFLDEALG
- a CDS encoding alpha/beta hydrolase yields the protein MARIQTPLLDIAYEYSGPDGALPVLLMHGFPYDIRGYDDAVAVINAAGFRTIVPYLRGYGPTRFLSSATIRSGQQAALGQDLLELMDALRIGKAVVAGYDWGGRAACVVSALWPERVHGLVSCTGYNIQDLTNATRPFAPEQEARQWYQYYFHTERGRNGLIQNRDALAKLLWKMWSPSWAFDDETFERSAPAFDNDDFVEVVVHSYMHRTGSVAGDPNYAFLETQLTTQPKIDVPTIVLHGADDGVGPVKGSENHGQYFTAHYERRVISGVGHNVPQEAPNAFAEAVLQLCRTAST
- the odhB gene encoding 2-oxoglutarate dehydrogenase complex dihydrolipoyllysine-residue succinyltransferase, producing MTEIRVPTLGESVTEATIGRWFKKAGDAVAVDEPLVELETDKVTIEVPAPSAGVLGEIVAKDGETVAVGALLGQITDGAGGAKPAAAPAKPAAPAPAAAPAAAAPAPAQKSAPVDAPLAPSVRKISAESGIDAATVPGSGKDGRVTKGDMLAAIEKAASAPTPINQSAAAVQVRAPSPADDAAREERVKMTRLRQTIARRLKDVQNTAAMLTTFNEVDMTNVMALRSQYKDVFEKKHGTKLGFMGFFTKACVQALKDIPAVNAEIDGSDLIYKNYYHVGVAVGTDKGLVVPVVRDCDTKSISDIEKTIADFGKRARDGQLKIDEMQGGTFTITNGGIYGSLMSTPILNAPQSAILGMHKIQERPVVVGGKIEIRPMMYLAVSYDHRVIDGKEAVTFLVRVKESLEDPARLVLDL
- the lpdA gene encoding dihydrolipoyl dehydrogenase is translated as MASYDLVVIGTGPGGYVCAIRAAQLGMKVAVVEKNSTLGGTCLNIGCMPSKALLYSSELFEEAGHSFGKMGIKVSAPTLDLPALMNFKQQGIDGNVKGVEFLMKKNKIDVVMGTGRVLGTGKVEVTGADGKAQTLETKNIVIATGSDVAKLKGIEIDEKRIVSSTGALSLDKVPEKMIVVGAGVIGLELGSVWRRLGAEVTVVEFLDRILPGMDGEVARQFQRMLEKQGMTFKLGAKVTGVDTSGKKLKAQIEPAAGGAAESIEADVILVAIGRVAYTEALGLKEAGVELDERGRVKIDHHFSSNVKGIYAIGDVVAGPMLAHKAEDEGVACAELLAGQAGHVNYDVIPGVVYTTPEVAAVGKTEEELKAAGIAYNVGKFPFTANGRSKVNQTTDGFVKILADAKTDRVLGVHMIGREVGEMIHEACVLMEFGGSAEDLARTCHAHPTRSEAVKEAAFAVAKRAIHM